A portion of the Flavobacterium magnum genome contains these proteins:
- a CDS encoding YdcF family protein: MFTSTPLPIVLVRQLEIQYKSNYATANKDLNLPILVLGGGHVNDATLPSFGQLNESALARLVQGVMLYRQNPGRKLVCSGYSHSGRTPNATVMASTAVGLGVNPKDTLQLVKPSSTWEEADAFKMRFGSKTRFFLVTSAIHMPRAMETFRKAGLHPLAVPTSFMVKKDPDKTIYTWRPSWSKMQLSERALHEYFGMWYYRLFKA, from the coding sequence TTGTTCACTTCCACACCACTGCCTATAGTGCTTGTCAGGCAGCTGGAAATTCAATACAAATCGAACTACGCAACCGCAAATAAAGATCTCAATCTGCCAATATTGGTGTTAGGCGGAGGCCACGTGAATGATGCCACATTGCCGTCGTTCGGCCAGTTAAACGAAAGCGCTTTGGCGCGTCTGGTGCAGGGTGTGATGCTGTACAGACAAAATCCGGGAAGGAAGCTGGTCTGCTCCGGCTATTCCCATTCAGGCAGGACACCAAACGCCACGGTGATGGCCAGTACGGCGGTCGGCCTTGGGGTAAATCCGAAAGACACATTACAGCTTGTCAAACCGTCTTCGACCTGGGAAGAGGCGGACGCATTCAAGATGCGTTTTGGCAGTAAAACCCGCTTTTTTCTCGTGACAAGCGCCATCCACATGCCCAGGGCCATGGAGACTTTCAGGAAGGCGGGATTGCATCCGCTTGCAGTGCCGACAAGCTTTATGGTTAAAAAAGATCCCGATAAGACGATCTATACCTGGCGCCCTTCGTGGTCTAAGATGCAGTTGAGTGAAAGGGCTTTACATGAATATTTTGGAATGTGGTATTACCGGTTATTCAAAGCTTAA
- a CDS encoding GumC family protein, producing MQSNKSSISEDFSQGQYNIKEQIGKYIFHWKWFVLSCLLCLFACYFYLRYATPIYKVEASILIKDDKKGGVASELTSFGDLGLLGGVKSNVDNEIEVLRSRTLVKNTILELNLNVAYFNEGRFKTSQAYKNSGIKVNFINKAPNFYDTDTTFTVTAVSPTQYELSDELLKKKGRFSYGETIKCKFGDIVITRNILDNGQSPKVGKTLVRLISINKVVNSYQARLKVEPANKMTTSVLNLTVTDPVKEIGADFLNMLIYKYNEDAIKDKNDVASKTKDFINSRLENITKELGSVEDSMQIFKKRNKITDLATDAGIFVETSSAVQKEILNTGSSINVVDFLIDFLNKSASNEVIPANMVQEGDASELIFTYNTKVSRLGRVAPGGTEDNQYVIDLKNEIADLKMSLFKTLRNLKSTLLIKKRDLEAQENVISGKIGQIPEQEKVAKGIARNQQIKETLFLYLLQKREENAISLAATAANSKIIDAAYPNPTAISPKREFIYLLGMFLGLLIPFLIIYIRDLLNSKIINRFDVESRVTIPFIGDVPKSETHDELIRVNSRSSSAEAMRIIRTNLDFIVTDTPDGLAKTIFMTSTFPKEGKTFISVNLAGTFALSGKKVLLVGLDIRNPKLDEYMTLPNRGITTYLSSKDVNIDDLIIKLEGYDNFYVLPAGVIPPNPAELLLSDKVGKLFEKIKKEYDYIIVDTAPVSLVTDTLLIAKYADSVIYVVRANFLDKRMLKIPQSLYEDKKLPNMSILLNDTYSKKGYGYGYGYGYGYGYGYGYGYGYGYGVEVKKDPWYVTLLNKFKRKP from the coding sequence ATGCAAAGCAATAAATCCTCCATTTCAGAAGACTTTTCGCAAGGCCAGTATAATATCAAGGAACAGATAGGCAAATACATCTTCCATTGGAAATGGTTTGTGCTGTCGTGCCTGCTTTGTTTGTTTGCCTGCTATTTCTATCTCCGCTACGCTACGCCCATCTATAAGGTTGAGGCGAGTATCTTAATCAAGGATGATAAAAAGGGAGGGGTGGCATCTGAGCTGACCTCATTCGGGGATTTAGGCCTTTTGGGTGGAGTAAAAAGCAACGTGGACAACGAAATTGAGGTGTTGCGTTCGCGGACTTTGGTTAAAAACACGATATTGGAATTGAACCTCAATGTCGCTTATTTTAACGAAGGAAGATTCAAGACGTCCCAGGCGTATAAAAATTCCGGTATCAAGGTTAACTTCATTAACAAGGCGCCTAATTTTTACGATACCGATACGACCTTCACCGTCACTGCGGTCTCTCCAACACAATATGAATTGTCGGATGAATTGCTGAAAAAGAAAGGACGGTTTTCTTATGGGGAGACGATCAAATGCAAATTCGGTGACATCGTCATCACGCGAAATATTCTTGACAATGGGCAATCGCCCAAAGTGGGTAAGACGCTTGTTAGGCTGATTTCAATCAATAAAGTGGTGAATTCTTACCAGGCCAGACTGAAAGTGGAGCCAGCCAATAAAATGACCACGAGCGTGCTCAACCTTACGGTGACTGATCCCGTGAAAGAGATCGGTGCGGATTTTCTTAACATGCTGATTTATAAATACAACGAGGACGCTATTAAGGATAAGAACGATGTAGCCAGTAAGACGAAAGATTTTATAAACAGCCGCTTGGAGAACATTACCAAAGAACTGGGAAGTGTTGAAGATAGCATGCAGATCTTCAAAAAGAGAAATAAAATCACCGATCTTGCTACCGACGCAGGTATTTTTGTAGAGACTTCAAGCGCAGTACAAAAAGAGATATTGAATACGGGATCCAGCATCAACGTGGTGGATTTCCTGATTGATTTCCTGAATAAGAGCGCAAGTAATGAAGTGATACCGGCCAATATGGTCCAGGAAGGCGATGCGTCTGAACTGATCTTTACCTATAATACAAAGGTGTCGCGACTAGGGCGCGTGGCTCCGGGCGGAACCGAAGACAACCAGTACGTAATCGATCTTAAGAATGAAATCGCAGATTTAAAGATGAGTTTGTTCAAAACGCTCAGAAACCTTAAATCTACCCTGCTGATTAAAAAACGCGACCTGGAAGCACAGGAAAATGTGATATCGGGTAAGATTGGTCAAATACCGGAACAGGAAAAGGTTGCAAAAGGTATCGCCAGGAACCAACAGATCAAAGAAACATTATTCCTGTATTTATTGCAAAAGAGGGAAGAAAATGCCATATCGCTGGCAGCAACTGCGGCGAATTCAAAGATTATTGATGCCGCGTATCCGAACCCGACAGCCATTTCCCCAAAAAGGGAATTCATTTACCTGCTGGGGATGTTTTTGGGGCTTCTGATCCCGTTCCTGATTATTTATATCCGTGACCTGCTGAACAGTAAGATCATCAACAGATTCGACGTAGAAAGCCGTGTGACGATTCCGTTTATCGGCGATGTGCCAAAATCTGAAACCCATGACGAACTGATCAGGGTGAACAGCCGCTCCAGTTCAGCTGAGGCGATGCGGATTATCCGGACCAATCTTGATTTTATCGTTACTGATACGCCGGATGGCTTAGCGAAGACCATTTTTATGACTTCTACTTTCCCTAAGGAAGGGAAGACATTTATCTCGGTCAACCTCGCGGGCACGTTCGCCTTGTCAGGCAAAAAAGTATTGCTTGTAGGGCTTGACATCAGGAACCCAAAGCTCGACGAATACATGACATTGCCAAACCGGGGTATCACCACGTATCTGTCGTCCAAGGACGTGAACATAGATGACCTGATCATTAAACTGGAAGGCTATGATAATTTTTATGTACTTCCTGCAGGCGTCATTCCGCCTAACCCGGCCGAATTGCTGCTCAGCGATAAAGTTGGTAAGTTGTTTGAAAAAATCAAGAAAGAGTACGATTACATTATCGTTGATACCGCTCCTGTCAGCCTGGTAACCGATACATTGCTCATCGCCAAATATGCCGATTCGGTAATATATGTTGTACGGGCGAACTTCCTTGACAAGCGCATGCTGAAGATTCCGCAAAGCCTTTATGAGGATAAGAAACTGCCGAATATGTCAATCCTGCTTAATGATACGTACAGTAAGAAAGGCTACGGCTATGGATATGGATACGGCTACGGTTATGGCTATGGCTACGGTTATGGTTACGGCTATGGCTATGGCGTAGAAGTCAAGAAAGATCCGTGGTACGTTACCCTCCTCAACAAATTTAAAAGGAAGCCTTAG
- a CDS encoding polysaccharide biosynthesis protein, with translation MSYLPRWIILTLDMLVVSFCALMTFKMLAEMDKNFIHTGLIPFIVGAYLLFNLFFFWLFRTYSGIIRHSSFIDAVKIFIALFLTLLFLVITNYACLLLNGHKLFMNAGLFINFIFSFCGLFLYRIVVKQTFEIYFSGRQSNDLIRALIYGSDANAISVANALKSEKPLRFRIVGFVDKQNQNSSKRILNLPILNLSKRIPVIMRSIEAEALIIADKSLTKDEKLTLVDECLEYNYKVYTVPLISDWEDRKEISQKVKNFQIQDLLERKPIVLDNKSISSQIHNKTVLITGAAGSIGSEITRQVINFNPKRVIMLDQAETPLHHLTLEISKLFPQAKTTSIIGDIRNRPSMERVFSKYRPDVVYHAAAYKHVPLMEENPAQAIFVNVMGTKNITDLSCEYNVESFVMVSTDKAVNPSNVMGASKRIAEKYVQSLHCRLLNNTTDCRTKFITTRFGNVLGSNGSVVPLFTEQIAKGGPVTITHPEIIRYFMTIPEACQLVLEAGAMGRGGEIYIFDMGKPVKIIDLANKMIRLAGFTPDKEIKIEIVGLRPGEKLYEELLNDSAKTLPTHHEKIMIAQEVYDDSEVASEQIGELIAIAHEHCDNDRIVTKMKVIVPEFKSMNSDFASLDKVVGPN, from the coding sequence ATGAGTTATCTGCCGCGTTGGATTATCCTGACGCTGGACATGCTCGTGGTCTCTTTTTGCGCCTTGATGACATTTAAAATGCTCGCCGAAATGGATAAGAATTTTATCCACACGGGGTTGATTCCGTTTATCGTCGGCGCGTACCTGCTGTTCAACCTGTTTTTTTTCTGGCTTTTCAGGACTTATTCCGGTATCATCAGGCATTCCTCGTTTATCGACGCCGTGAAGATTTTCATCGCGCTGTTCCTTACATTATTGTTTCTGGTCATTACCAATTACGCATGTCTTTTACTGAACGGGCACAAATTATTCATGAATGCGGGGTTGTTCATCAACTTCATATTTTCGTTTTGCGGTTTGTTCCTGTACCGTATCGTGGTCAAGCAGACCTTCGAGATTTATTTCTCCGGAAGGCAGTCCAATGACCTGATCCGGGCATTGATATACGGTTCAGATGCCAATGCAATATCGGTGGCCAATGCGCTCAAATCTGAAAAACCGCTGCGCTTCAGGATTGTCGGGTTTGTGGATAAGCAGAACCAGAATTCTTCCAAAAGGATCCTGAATCTACCCATCCTGAACCTGTCAAAAAGAATTCCTGTCATCATGCGTTCGATTGAAGCCGAGGCGCTCATTATCGCTGATAAAAGCCTTACTAAAGATGAAAAGCTGACGTTGGTTGACGAATGCCTCGAGTACAATTATAAGGTGTACACGGTGCCATTGATTTCCGATTGGGAAGACCGCAAGGAGATTTCCCAAAAGGTGAAAAATTTCCAGATCCAGGATCTTCTGGAGCGCAAACCGATTGTCCTGGACAACAAGTCGATTTCTTCGCAAATCCACAATAAGACGGTCCTGATAACGGGTGCTGCAGGCTCAATCGGCAGTGAAATTACCCGACAGGTGATTAACTTCAATCCGAAGCGGGTGATTATGCTCGATCAGGCGGAAACCCCTTTGCACCACCTGACGCTGGAAATCAGTAAATTGTTCCCACAGGCCAAGACTACGAGCATTATCGGTGACATCCGTAACAGGCCATCGATGGAACGGGTTTTTTCGAAATACAGGCCTGATGTGGTATACCATGCAGCGGCTTACAAACATGTGCCTTTGATGGAGGAAAACCCGGCACAGGCCATCTTCGTCAACGTGATGGGAACCAAAAACATTACGGATCTTTCCTGCGAGTACAATGTGGAAAGCTTCGTGATGGTATCGACCGACAAGGCCGTGAATCCGAGTAACGTAATGGGTGCCAGCAAGCGCATTGCTGAAAAATATGTACAATCGCTGCATTGCAGGCTGCTGAACAATACGACTGATTGCCGGACAAAATTCATCACGACGCGTTTTGGAAATGTGCTGGGTTCGAACGGGTCAGTGGTGCCATTGTTCACCGAACAAATTGCCAAAGGCGGCCCGGTCACGATCACGCATCCTGAAATCATCCGTTATTTCATGACGATTCCTGAAGCCTGCCAGCTGGTCCTTGAAGCCGGCGCTATGGGCAGGGGAGGAGAGATTTATATTTTCGATATGGGCAAGCCCGTAAAGATTATCGACCTGGCCAATAAAATGATACGCCTCGCGGGATTCACACCGGATAAGGAAATTAAAATCGAGATTGTAGGATTAAGGCCGGGCGAAAAATTATATGAGGAATTGCTCAATGATTCAGCGAAAACCCTGCCCACACACCATGAGAAAATCATGATTGCGCAGGAAGTATACGATGATTCTGAGGTGGCATCCGAGCAGATCGGCGAATTAATCGCCATCGCGCATGAGCATTGCGACAATGACAGGATCGTTACAAAAATGAAGGTGATTGTACCCGAGTTCAAAAGCATGAATTCGGATTTTGCGTCTCTGGATAAGGTCGTTGGGCCAAATTGA
- a CDS encoding response regulator transcription factor translates to MDSPLNILIADDHSVVRQGASMILKQAFENANIVHAEIFSKVLDLLHRQPFHFIVLDIAIPEGTGVKMIEQIRAIQPHVKVLMFSAYEEELYALRYLKAGADGYLNKLSSEEEFRLAFLAMINNEGYASDYIKAKIVGLQHKKQTDNPIEALSNRELEIARLLVNGDGNLEIGNKLKLQNSTVSTYKTRIFEKLSVNSVVGLISVFKAYDVTA, encoded by the coding sequence ATGGACAGCCCGTTAAATATTCTCATTGCTGATGACCACAGCGTAGTCCGGCAGGGAGCTTCAATGATTCTGAAACAGGCATTTGAAAACGCCAACATCGTACACGCCGAAATTTTCTCAAAAGTGCTCGACCTGCTTCACAGGCAGCCTTTTCACTTTATCGTGCTCGACATCGCCATTCCCGAAGGGACCGGTGTAAAAATGATTGAACAAATCCGTGCGATACAGCCCCATGTCAAGGTACTGATGTTCTCCGCCTACGAAGAAGAACTGTATGCACTTCGTTATCTTAAGGCGGGCGCAGACGGCTATCTCAATAAGCTGAGTTCGGAGGAAGAATTCAGGTTGGCGTTCCTGGCGATGATCAATAATGAAGGATACGCCAGCGACTACATCAAAGCCAAAATTGTCGGGCTCCAGCATAAAAAGCAAACCGATAATCCTATTGAGGCGCTTTCAAACCGGGAACTTGAAATTGCAAGGCTGCTGGTCAATGGTGACGGGAACCTTGAAATAGGCAACAAGCTCAAGCTGCAGAACAGCACGGTGAGCACATACAAGACACGTATTTTTGAAAAACTTTCAGTAAACAGTGTGGTGGGGCTGATAAGCGTCTTCAAGGCTTACGATGTGACAGCTTAA
- a CDS encoding DegT/DnrJ/EryC1/StrS family aminotransferase codes for MNNDKIWLSSPHMGGNEQTYVQQAFDTNWVAPLGPNVTGLEQDLENYLNEEVFVGALSSGTAAIHLGLILLGVKAGDEVICQSMTFSASANPILYQGAVPVFIDSEPDTWNMCPDALEEAIKDRISKGKKPKAIIPVHLYGVPYKIDEIREVADRYGIPILEDSAEALGSAYKGRKCGTFGDISVLSFNGNKIITTSGGGAIVTKTRELKDRAVFFSTQSRDQAPHYQHSEIGYNYRMSNICAGIGRGQMEVLDKHVQARRGMHDFYLAAFEQVQGVNVFEVPNEDYYPNFWLTSIVVNPSETKGGKTREDFRLYLETLNIESRPLWKPMHLQPIFASYPYYGGKVSEKLFDDGLCLPSGSNMTQNDKDRMLEAIKVFFG; via the coding sequence ATGAATAACGACAAAATTTGGCTTTCATCACCACATATGGGTGGCAACGAACAAACGTATGTTCAGCAGGCATTTGATACGAACTGGGTGGCGCCTTTGGGGCCTAATGTGACAGGTCTCGAACAGGACCTTGAAAATTACCTTAATGAAGAAGTATTCGTGGGTGCGCTGAGTTCCGGAACCGCGGCAATCCATCTTGGCCTGATATTGTTAGGCGTTAAAGCGGGCGATGAGGTGATCTGCCAGAGTATGACTTTTTCAGCCTCGGCAAACCCGATCCTTTATCAGGGTGCCGTTCCGGTGTTTATTGACAGCGAACCTGATACCTGGAACATGTGTCCGGATGCGCTCGAGGAAGCGATCAAGGATAGGATTTCGAAAGGGAAAAAACCAAAAGCCATCATTCCGGTGCATTTGTATGGCGTTCCTTATAAGATTGATGAAATCAGGGAAGTCGCAGACCGTTATGGCATCCCGATCCTTGAGGACAGCGCGGAAGCTTTAGGAAGTGCGTACAAGGGTCGTAAATGCGGCACTTTTGGAGACATCAGCGTACTGTCATTTAATGGAAACAAAATCATCACCACGTCAGGTGGTGGCGCTATTGTAACAAAAACCAGGGAGTTAAAGGATCGGGCCGTATTTTTTTCGACGCAGTCGCGCGATCAGGCACCGCATTATCAGCATAGCGAAATTGGGTACAATTACCGGATGAGCAATATTTGTGCGGGTATCGGCCGCGGGCAGATGGAGGTTTTGGACAAGCATGTGCAGGCGAGGCGCGGGATGCATGATTTTTATCTTGCGGCGTTTGAGCAGGTGCAGGGTGTAAATGTTTTCGAGGTGCCCAATGAGGATTATTATCCAAACTTCTGGCTCACCTCAATTGTCGTTAATCCTTCTGAAACCAAAGGCGGAAAGACCCGTGAGGATTTCAGGCTTTATCTGGAAACACTTAACATAGAAAGCCGCCCTCTATGGAAGCCGATGCACCTCCAACCGATTTTTGCATCCTACCCGTATTATGGCGGGAAGGTAAGTGAAAAGCTGTTCGATGACGGACTTTGCCTTCCTTCCGGGTCAAATATGACTCAAAACGACAAGGACAGGATGCTCGAGGCAATCAAAGTTTTTTTTGGATAA
- a CDS encoding sugar transferase gives MLIRIFDILISTVAAIIVLPLLFVLAIVMVIRQGFPVFFSQKRVGRDFRPFEIYKLRTMKKSSEDELGLTKGLHDERITPIGLVLRKYKIDELPQLFNILAGDMSVVGPRPQVPFYAEKFRHYYERVLMRKPGLLSPSAIKFSNEEELLDKVSDPVAYYEQTLVPVKCEMDIELVNGFNLKKYFSVLTAYFKKVIFKT, from the coding sequence ATGCTGATACGCATTTTCGACATTTTAATTTCAACGGTGGCCGCAATCATTGTACTACCATTGTTGTTCGTGTTGGCAATAGTCATGGTTATCAGGCAGGGATTTCCGGTTTTTTTTTCACAGAAACGCGTGGGAAGGGACTTCAGGCCATTTGAGATTTATAAACTGCGCACGATGAAGAAATCGAGTGAGGACGAACTCGGACTTACGAAGGGGCTTCACGATGAGCGCATTACGCCAATCGGACTTGTACTCAGAAAGTATAAAATCGATGAACTGCCGCAGCTTTTTAATATCCTTGCCGGAGACATGTCGGTTGTAGGCCCGAGGCCGCAGGTACCATTTTACGCAGAAAAATTCAGGCATTATTATGAGCGGGTACTTATGAGGAAACCGGGGCTCTTAAGTCCGTCAGCGATAAAGTTCAGCAATGAGGAAGAATTGCTCGACAAGGTGTCAGATCCGGTCGCGTATTATGAGCAGACGTTGGTACCTGTCAAATGTGAAATGGACATAGAACTGGTGAACGGCTTCAATCTTAAAAAATATTTTTCGGTACTCACAGCTTATTTCAAAAAAGTTATATTTAAGACTTAA
- a CDS encoding peptide chain release factor 3: protein MSFTDEIKRRRTFGIISHPDAGKTTLTEKLLLFGGAIQEAGAVKNNKIKKAATSDFMEIERQRGISVSTSVLAFNYKDKKINILDTPGHKDFAEDTFRTLTAVDSVIVVIDVAKGVEEQTEKLVAVCRLRNIPMIVFINKLDREGKDAFDLMDEVEQKLGLTVTPLSFPIGMGYDFQGIYNLWEQNINLFSGDSRKNIEETIAFSDVQSPELDKIIGEKPAGKLREELELIDEVYPKFDRAEYLEGRLQPVFFGSALNNFGVRELLDCFVEIAPSPLPKESETRVVKPDENKMSGFVFKIHANMDPKHRDRLAFVKIVSGTFERNKPYLHVRQNKNLKFSSPNAFFAEKKEIVDISYPGDIVGLHDTGNFKIGDTLTEGEIMSFKGIPSFSPEHFRYINNADPLKAKQLDKGIDQLMDEGVAQLFTLEMNNRKVIGTVGALQYEVIQYRLEHEYGAKCTYENFPVHKACWVRPEDPKNEEFKEFKRIKQKFLAKDKYQQLVFLADSEFTIQMTQSKYPTVKLFFTSESD from the coding sequence ATGAGTTTCACAGACGAAATCAAAAGACGCCGCACCTTCGGGATCATTTCACACCCGGATGCCGGAAAAACGACGCTGACAGAGAAACTGCTGCTTTTCGGCGGTGCTATCCAGGAAGCCGGCGCCGTTAAGAACAACAAAATAAAGAAAGCCGCCACTTCGGATTTTATGGAAATAGAGCGCCAAAGGGGAATCTCGGTTTCTACGTCAGTACTCGCCTTCAACTATAAGGATAAGAAAATCAACATCCTCGACACACCGGGGCACAAGGATTTCGCTGAAGATACTTTCAGGACCCTCACCGCCGTCGACAGTGTGATCGTGGTCATCGATGTGGCGAAAGGGGTCGAGGAGCAAACCGAGAAACTTGTGGCCGTCTGCCGCCTGCGCAACATCCCGATGATCGTTTTCATCAACAAGCTGGACCGCGAAGGAAAGGATGCGTTTGACCTGATGGACGAAGTGGAACAGAAGCTCGGACTGACCGTAACGCCGTTGAGCTTTCCCATTGGGATGGGCTACGACTTCCAGGGCATTTACAATCTTTGGGAACAGAACATCAACCTGTTTAGCGGTGACAGCCGTAAGAATATTGAGGAAACGATTGCATTCAGCGATGTGCAAAGTCCTGAACTTGATAAGATTATTGGCGAAAAGCCGGCCGGAAAGCTTCGCGAGGAGCTGGAGCTGATTGACGAAGTGTATCCGAAATTTGACAGAGCGGAATATCTTGAAGGCCGCCTGCAGCCGGTGTTTTTCGGTTCGGCACTGAACAATTTTGGCGTAAGGGAATTGTTGGATTGCTTTGTGGAAATCGCCCCTTCGCCCCTTCCGAAAGAATCCGAAACACGCGTGGTTAAGCCCGATGAAAATAAAATGTCGGGATTTGTTTTCAAGATCCATGCGAATATGGATCCAAAGCACCGCGACCGACTTGCATTTGTTAAAATCGTATCTGGTACGTTTGAAAGAAACAAACCGTATCTGCACGTCAGACAAAATAAAAACTTAAAATTTTCAAGTCCGAACGCATTTTTTGCCGAAAAAAAGGAAATTGTAGACATTTCCTACCCCGGAGATATTGTGGGGTTGCACGATACCGGAAACTTCAAGATCGGAGACACGCTTACGGAAGGCGAAATCATGAGTTTTAAGGGGATTCCGAGTTTCTCACCGGAACATTTCCGATACATCAATAATGCCGATCCGCTAAAGGCGAAGCAACTGGACAAAGGCATTGACCAGCTTATGGATGAGGGTGTAGCACAGCTTTTTACCCTGGAAATGAACAACAGGAAGGTCATCGGTACGGTCGGCGCCTTACAGTATGAGGTCATCCAATACCGATTGGAACACGAATACGGGGCCAAGTGTACGTATGAGAACTTCCCGGTACATAAGGCCTGCTGGGTAAGACCTGAGGACCCCAAAAATGAGGAATTTAAAGAGTTTAAGCGCATCAAACAGAAATTCCTTGCCAAAGACAAGTACCAGCAGCTGGTATTTTTGGCCGATTCTGAATTTACAATACAGATGACACAGAGTAAATATCCAACGGTTAAACTGTTTTTTACGTCCGAATCCGATTAA
- a CDS encoding polysaccharide biosynthesis/export family protein codes for MIKRIFCVLCVAVFLFSCQSKKKLVYFQGIENVKGGGKADFEPLLQSDDLLLIIISSPVPEAAVPYNLITYSASSLEDQDRSGGSGVRYQTYLIDKEGNIEFPILGSIKVGGLTKSEAVDKIKTALKKYITSPIVNLRIVNYKISVMGEVVRPGLYTVQTERITLPEALSQAGDLTIYGDRKEILIIRDVDGVKTHHFVDITSADFINSPFYYLDQNDVVYVKPNQTKVNSSVVGPNVTVGISAISLLITIIALIAR; via the coding sequence ATGATAAAGAGGATTTTTTGCGTGTTGTGTGTTGCAGTGTTTCTGTTTTCCTGCCAATCGAAAAAAAAGCTGGTCTATTTTCAGGGCATCGAAAATGTCAAAGGCGGCGGCAAGGCCGATTTCGAGCCGCTATTGCAGTCTGACGACCTTTTGCTGATCATCATTTCTTCTCCTGTGCCCGAAGCTGCAGTGCCTTACAACCTGATCACGTATTCGGCCTCTTCTCTTGAAGACCAGGACCGGAGTGGGGGGTCAGGCGTCAGGTATCAGACCTACCTGATTGATAAAGAAGGCAATATTGAATTCCCGATTTTGGGATCTATCAAAGTGGGCGGACTTACCAAAAGCGAGGCGGTGGACAAAATCAAGACGGCACTCAAGAAATACATCACTTCGCCGATTGTGAATCTCAGGATCGTAAATTACAAGATTTCGGTTATGGGTGAGGTCGTGCGTCCTGGACTCTACACAGTGCAAACCGAACGCATCACGCTGCCTGAGGCGTTAAGCCAGGCGGGGGACCTTACGATTTATGGTGACCGCAAGGAAATCCTGATCATCAGGGATGTCGATGGCGTGAAAACCCATCATTTCGTGGACATTACTTCGGCGGATTTCATCAATTCCCCATTTTACTACCTTGACCAGAATGACGTGGTGTATGTCAAACCAAACCAAACGAAAGTCAACTCATCCGTCGTAGGGCCTAACGTCACCGTCGGCATATCAGCAATTTCGTTATTAATCACCATAATCGCATTGATTGCGAGATAA
- a CDS encoding tyrosine-protein phosphatase encodes MFFFSKPKPFLRDLLGADYVDIHSHILFGIDDGAVTFEDSQFLVESMIEFGTTAFITTPHTIFTVWDNTREDIISKETDTRNLLEAAGINTPLRAASEYLMDNHFVNQFQSEPLLTLKDNYVLVEMSYINAPIQLYSILFDLQVAGYKPVLAHPERYLFYHGNLEEYRKLKKAGCDFQINLLSVTGYYGEAVFRTAKWLLDNGLIDFAGSDVHHKNHIRAFGNKVGIKDTASLTAAIENNKIFR; translated from the coding sequence TTGTTTTTTTTTAGCAAACCAAAACCTTTTTTGAGAGACCTTTTAGGTGCCGATTATGTCGACATCCATTCGCATATCCTCTTTGGGATTGACGATGGCGCTGTCACTTTCGAGGATTCCCAATTCCTTGTCGAAAGCATGATCGAATTTGGCACCACGGCTTTTATCACGACACCGCACACGATTTTTACTGTTTGGGACAACACACGGGAAGACATCATTTCGAAGGAAACCGACACCAGGAATTTGCTTGAGGCTGCCGGCATTAACACGCCACTCCGCGCGGCGTCGGAGTACCTGATGGACAACCATTTTGTGAACCAGTTTCAATCTGAGCCCTTGTTGACCTTAAAAGATAATTATGTGCTTGTTGAAATGTCCTATATCAACGCGCCGATACAGTTGTACAGCATCCTCTTTGATCTCCAGGTTGCGGGTTACAAGCCGGTTTTAGCCCATCCAGAGCGCTATCTCTTTTATCATGGAAATCTGGAGGAATACCGAAAATTAAAAAAGGCAGGCTGCGACTTTCAAATTAACTTACTATCGGTTACAGGTTATTACGGGGAAGCCGTCTTTCGGACTGCCAAATGGCTACTGGACAACGGATTGATTGATTTTGCAGGCTCTGACGTACATCACAAAAACCACATCAGGGCATTTGGCAATAAAGTTGGTATTAAAGACACAGCTTCCCTGACAGCCGCAATAGAAAACAACAAGATTTTCCGGTAA